In one window of Helianthus annuus cultivar XRQ/B chromosome 17, HanXRQr2.0-SUNRISE, whole genome shotgun sequence DNA:
- the LOC110925576 gene encoding tryptophan decarboxylase TDC2, translating into MGSPHSNFITAPESLDSKHFNHLNPEDLRTKAHKAVDFIADYYKHIESYPVGSQAQPGYLKNRLPETPPDTPESFDTILKDVQNDLIPGITHFLSPNFYGYFPASVSSAAFIGEILCTGFNANGFKWVGSPAVTELEMVVMDWLGVMLKLPKSFMFSGSGGGVVHSTTSEAILSTVVAARDHVLNEIGIENIDKLVVYGSDQTHSTYNKACKIAGIHPCNIRSIPTSVEDEFALKPDSLRNVIEADVEEGRVPLFLCVTVGTTSTTAVDPVKDLAEVANKYNIWVHVDGAYGGNACICPEYRPFLDGIEKVDSLSLSPHKWLLCYAECCCLWVKNPNLIVNALGTNPEYLKNEHSESGSVVSYMDWQVGTSRRFRPLRLWFVLRSYGVANLQNHIRSDVQMAITFERLVKSDVRFEIVVPRRFSLVCFRLKQLNGFDSSCTESLNKKLLERVNSTGRVYLTHTVVAGIYLLRFVVGATLTEERHVIKAWEVIKEMVNTIVNEF; encoded by the coding sequence AGCTACCCCGTCGGTAGCCAAGCTCAGCCCGGTTACCTGAAAAACCGGCTACCAGAGACACCACCAGACACACCCGAATCGTTTGACACGATTCTAAAAGACGTACAAAACGATCTCATCCCGGGTATTACTCACTTCCTGAGTCCAAACTTCTACGGATACTTTCCGGCTTCGGTGAGTTCAGCGGCCTTCATTGGTGAAATTTTGTGTACCGGTTTTAATGCGAATGGGTTCAAGTGGGTTGGTTCACCGGCTGTGACGGAGCTTGAGATGGTGGTGATGGATTGGCTCGGTGTTATGCTTAAACTACCAAAAAGCTTCATGTTTTCGGGCTCTGGAGGCGGCGTTGTGCATTCGACAACAAGCGAGGCCATTTTGAGCACCGTTGTTGCAGCTAGAGATCATGTTCTTAACGAAATTGGTATCGAAAATATCGACAAATTAGTCGTGTATGGGTCTGATCAAACTCACTCTACGTACAACAAAGCATGCAAGATCGCGGGTATTCATCCATGCAACATACGGTCTATTCCAACAAGTGTGGAGGATGAGTTTGCTCTGAAACCTGATAGTCTCCGAAATGTCATAGAAGCTGACGTGGAAGAAGGGCGGGTCCCACTTTTTCTATGTGTTACGGTTGGGACCACCTCCACGACTGCAGTGGATCCTGTTAAAGACCTTGCTGAGGTGGCAAACAAGTATAATATATGGGTCCACGTGGACGGGGCATATGGCGGAAATGCATGCATATGCCCAGAGTATCGACCTTTTCTTGATGGAATAGAAAAGGTCGACTCGCTGAGTTTGAGCCCGCATAAGTGGCTACTCTGTTACGCGGAGTGCTGCTGcctgtgggttaaaaaccctaatttgattGTTAATGCGCTTGGAACCAATCCTGAGTACTTGAAAAACGAACATAGCGAGTCAGGCTCGGTGGTGAGTTACATGGATTGGCAAGTGGGGACGTCGCGAAGGTTTAGGCCTCTACGTTTATGGTTTGTCCTACGTAGTTATGGCGTTGCAAACCTACAAAATCACATTCGTTCTGATGTCCAAATGGCGATAACGTTCGAACGACTTGTGAAATCAGACGTGAGGTTTGAGATTGTTGTACCACGAAGGTTTTCCTTGGTGTGTTTTCGGTTAAAACAACTAAACGGGTTTGACTCCAGCTGCACCGAGTCGTTGAACAAAAAGCTACTCGAGCGAGTCAACTCAACGGGCCGAGTTTATCTGACTCACACCGTGGTTGCTGGGATTTATCTGCTGAGGTTTGTGGTTGGAGCCACACTCACAGAAGAACGCCATGTGATTAAAGCTTGGGAGGTCATAAAGGAGATGGTCAATACTATCGTGAACGAGTTTTAA
- the LOC110921475 gene encoding glycine-rich protein 2-like: MIRSSILEESGVPDSNEQEKVVSNIQGKQNTPFLDLNTHPPVDETAPVDDSYHAGQPSYPTQQGYPDYRYGCEYSYGGDSGYGGNGGYRGDGGYGGDGVYGGNGGYGGDGEYGGDSGYGGYSG; encoded by the coding sequence ATGATACGGTCGTCTATTTTGGAGGAGTCTGGCGTTCCTGATTCTAATGAGCAAGAGAAGGTTGTGTCTAATatacaaggaaaacaaaacaCACCCTTTCTAGATTTGAACACGCACCCTCCTGTTGATGAAACAGCCCCTGTAGATGACTCATACCATGCTGGTCAACCAAGTTATCCGACGCAACAAGGGTATCCGGATTATAGATACGGGTGTGAATACTCTTACGGAGGAGACAGTGGATATGGAGGAAACGGTGGATAcagaggagacggtggatacggaggagacggtgtaTACGGAGGaaacggtggatacggaggagacggtgaaTACGGAGGAGACAGTGGATATGGTGGA